A single genomic interval of Oryzias latipes chromosome 3, ASM223467v1 harbors:
- the LOC111946826 gene encoding uncharacterized protein LOC111946826: MSEEEDLSDSVPDAPVPAAQVSAAPVPAAQVSAALHGDRRPDDTSAEGGGVLGQQAAHSGSDLFRAAGDPAEILLSTADVPVREGEQHRTNAATPIRAGGAHGVGPASLKSVPVKGGAQPQNAGSAPGRAGEAADLVPKGMSGMCDAAASAPLEGEIRRREESCGEMSMTSFSLPPQDKVDVTDDVDDSDMEVDRLTLQQRRTLSMKQTGKAKKKKSAK, from the coding sequence ATGTCGGAGGAGGAGGACCTGTCTGACTCCGTGCCTGACGCGCCGGTACCGGCCGCGCAGGTGTCTGCTGCGCCGGTACCTGCGGCGCAGGTATCTGCTGCGCTCCACGGCGACAGAAGACCGGACGACACGTCAGCTGAGGGGGGAGGCGTTCTCGGTCAACAGGCGGCTCACAGCGGCTCAGACCTGTTCCGAGCGGCGGGGGATCCAGCTGAGATCCTACTGTCGACAGCCGATGTTCCCGTGAGGGAGGGTGAGCAGCACCGGACCAATGCCGCTACTCCCATCCGGGCGGGGGGGGCCCACGGAGTTGGCCCTGCCTCGTTAAAATCTGTTCCCGTGAAGGGGGGAGCTCAGCCCCAGAACGCTGGCTCTGCCCCTGGCCGGGCGGGAGAGGCTGCGGACCTCGTCCCGAAAGGAATGTCTGGAATGTGCGACGCTGCTGCCTCAGCTCCGCTGGAGGGAGAAATCCGACGGAGAGAGGAGAGCTGCGGTGAAATGAGCATGACATCCTTTTCTTTACCCCCTCAGGACAAAGTGGACGTGACTGACGACGTGGACGATTCAGACATGGAAGTTGACAGGCTGACGCTCCAGCAGCGGAGGACACTCTCTATGAAGCAGACTGGGAAGGCGAAGAAGAAGAAATCGGC